In Mycolicibacterium aubagnense, the DNA window GCCCGGTTCGACGATCCGACCGGAGCCGTCCTGGCCTACCTGCGTCCGCACGTCGGTCATACCGCGGGCGAAGCCTGGCGGCACCCGATCCTCACCCCCCATGGCGAGCCCATGGGCACGCTCACCCTGTTCCCGATGTCCTCGGCCGCCGAGCTCCGCGAGTATCTCGACCGGATTGTCGACCAAGTTGTCCTGGACTGGGACATCAACTACACGAACTTGCGGCTGCCCGCGCTCGGCTCGGCGCTCGACCTGCAGCAGCCCGTCGCGGGCCGGCTCGGCGACCTCCTGGCGTGTGCGTGTGTCGACAGCTGCACCCTGCCGCGCGGGTACTCCGCCTGAGAGGACCCCGCCTAAGCCCGGCTCGTCTTGATGTCGAAACCGACCTTCTCCCCGTCGACGCTGGTGATCTTCATGTGCGCCTTGTACGGACCTTCCGGCCCGGTGAAGGTGCAGTCGAATTCACCGCCGACTTTGGCGTCGACCCCGGAGGGGCATTTGACGTCAGTCGGGTGGAAGCCGGTTTTACTGGTCACCATGTCGGTCACCGACTGCGCGGCCCCGTCGGGCTTGATGGTTGAACCGCAAGCGCTGAGCTGCAGCGCGAGAACTCCGATGATGAGCGTGGTGCCGAGGAAACCGGTGGATCGGGTCATGGCTGGAAGGTAGCCAGGTGCCGTTGGAAAAGCGTTGGAGGGCCGCGTCCCGCGCGTGCCTCAAATCTATTTCGCAAAAAGTGTCCTGTTTCAGTTCGGTGGCCGCTCCTACCCATAGGCGGAGCCTCACCGTGGGGCCCCCGAGCCTAGAAATGGGAACCGACATGAACCACACCCACAACACCAAGACAAACCGGCTCATCGCAGCGGTCGGCGCAGCAGCGGCACCCGCCCTGATGTTCATTGCTTCGAGCTGGACAGCTGCCCCTGCTTTCGCAGTCTGCAACGAGGGCACCCCGAACTGTCAGCAGGTCGACTCCGGGCACCAGCGGGCTTCCGACCAAATCAACGGCGCGTTGCTGAGCGGCCAGTGCGCAGGACCCGACGGCTTCTGCGACGACAGCATCCCGGGCAGCGACGTCACGCCCCAGCAAGGGACTCCGAAGCCCCCGACCAAGACGGGCATCGTCCACACTCCAGTCACGACGACTGTACGGAAATAGCCGGCACCCCACCCGCCAGGCACCCCACCCGCCTAAGTGGACCCGGCCTGCGCTCCACGGAGGCGATCCCCGACAGCGGCCACCCGACGCCGTATGCGGGTGACCCGCGGTACGTACTCGGCCGCCCGCCGGGCATCGTCCAGAATCGTGGTCATGGACTGCAGCGGAGCAGAGATGCGAGGCCGCGTGCGATCGACCTGCGGCGGCCGATTTCCTTCCCACCACACCGGCTCGGTCAGCCGCTGCACGAACGGCACCGAACTCTCGACCGACGCGTTACCCCACTCGATCGCGCGATCGATGGCTTCCGGCGAGGCTGCCAGGGTGACCGGGGACAGCGTCGGACTGAACCGGATGACGCGGTCGGCGAACGGTGCGTTGCGCACCATCTGCAGCTGCAGCGCCTGCGTAATCGGTTGCAGCCACAGGTGTCTCGGATTCCATTGCGGATGGAAGCAGTCCCAGCCGATGAAGCACGCGTTACGGGTGCCCAGCCGGCCGTCCTGAATTCGTTTCCACGCCAATTCAACTGGCACGTTACTGGCCGCGCCGCCGTCGACCAACGCGGCGACGTCCTTCTCGATGAGCAGCTTGTCGAGGAGGTCCCACATCCGCGGATCGCTGGACTCATGATGCAGAATCCCGGGAATCGCCGACGAAAAACTTGCAGCGTCAACGACATTGAAGTCGGCCGTCAGGTCGTCGCCGCCCAGAACGATCGGCTTGACCACACGTGAGTCGATGAACGCGCCGATCTGCCACAGGCGGTTGACGGCACCCGGCGCGTAACCCAGCTTCAGGTGCTCGAGTGCCCGCACCCCCATCAGCGTGAAGTGCGACGGATGGAACCGCCCCGGCAGCCGATCGAAAGACTGTTTCCTGACACCGGCGACGACGGTTTCGTAAGGGATCGCGAGGTCCGTCAGCCGCATCGGTTCACCGTCTTCCCGGGTGAACATCTCCTTGGCGAACTGGTCGAATTGCAGCGAGAACAGGCCGTTGAGGCCGTGGCGGCGCCGCGTCCTGGCCGGCCCGAGGACCCCGCGATAGGTGACGGTCTTGGCCCAGGCGACGTAGTCCTCGATGGGCACCGGCAGCACGCGGGCCATCACGCTGCCAACGATGGCTCCGAAAGAGTTGGTCAACATATAGGCCGGCGGCAGGCCGGCCGCGAGCATGCGCTGCATGCCACCCAGGTAGACGTAACCGGCGCCGCCCCCGCCGCCGAGGACCGCGACGTAGGTCTTGTAGCCGAGCTCGGCGTCGAGCTCTGCCGCAGTGAAGTCGTTGCCGTGGCGCTGCAGCAGCGCCGAACGCTCGTACTCCACGTCCTCGGAGAAGTTCGCGAGCACCTGCTTGGCCGCGGCCAAGCGTTCGGGCGCGGTGGTGCGCCCACGGAGTGGGTTGTACAGCGCGTCGATCACCCGCTGCCGGAATCCGAGGACCTCGTCACCGACCGTGGCATCGCCGCGGCCGCGGGTACCGCCCGGGCCGGCCGCGCCCGGTTCGAACACGGTGAGCCGCGCGAAGCTCAGCAGGTAGCGCAGGCGGCGAAACTGCTCGGGGCTGAGCGCGTCGGGGCATTCGAGGTCGGCGCGAACCAGCGCAGCCTCCATGTGCTGCAGCGCCAGGGTGGGGTTGCTGCCCGGGAGGCCAGGGGGTTCCGCTACTTCTATTTCCGCCAACTCGTTGGACAGCTCGCCGAACGGTACGAGCTCGGAATTCGCCATCCGACCATTCTTGGCCACCCGGGACCCGGTCGCGGCAGCAACCCGAGATTCCACCGCATGGTGCTCGTGCGCGGCGGCTGTCGCGGCTGAGCGCCGTCAGGTTATTCACAGCCGACAGGCAGTTTCACGCGGAGATCCGCCGCTAGCGTGGCGACCGACCACCTGGGACGAACGAGAGAATGAGGAGTCTGTGCCCATGGACGTCCAGACCGTCGATCAGCAGTACGCGACTCTTCAGCAGCAGTCTCAGCAGACCGCCTCGCTGATTCAGGCGCTGGCCGGCAAGCTGTCGGCTGCGGCCGCCGCCGGCGATACGAACGCGCGGGAGTGGCAGCTGGACCTCAAAGAGATCGCGTTGGCCATTCGGGATGAGGAGAGCGCGACCGGGTCGGTGTTTCAGGCGATTCATGCCCTCGTCGCCAACCACGTGCAGAGCCCTGAGCCGCAGTACCAGCAGCCGGCCCCGCAATACCAACCGCAGTACCAGCCGCCGGCCCCGCAGTACCAACCGCAGTACCAGCAGCCGGCATACGTCGAGCCGCAGTATCAGCCTCAGAGCGGCGGCACGCTGCAGCGATTCCTGGGCGGGAACTTCGGTCAGTCGATCGTGCGCGGAGCCGGCTTCGGCATCGGCGACGACATCGTCAACAGCATTTTCGATCGACTCTGACGAGCCGCCAAAAAAAGAAACCCGCTCCGACCGAAGTCGGAGCGGGTTTTCTGTCTGGAGCTAAGCGGACCGCGGCTCCGCCAGCACCTCCGAGAGCCACTTCACCACGAGGTCAGGCTGCTCGTCGACAATGAAGTGACCGCAGTCGGGCACCTCGGTGATGTTCAGGTCGTCGGCATGGCCCGTGAAGCCCTCCAGTAGCGACGGGTGCACCGCCACATCGTCGAGACCGAACAGCACCCGCACCGGCATGGCGAGCTTCTGGTCGTCGTAGGGGCCGCGCGCCAGTTTGGCGAACTCCTTGCCGACCATGGCCCGGTAGATCTTGGAGCCCGCCACCCGACGGTCCCGGTCCCGGAAGCAGCTGCGGAAGAAATCCACCGACTCCTTGGGCATACCGCTGCGCCGGATGAACCACCACAACGTCGGCGACAGGTGCGAAAGCGGCCCGGCCACAGGCGCTCCCACGACGAGTTGGTACGCCAACTTGTGCGCATGCCGGGCCACTCGGCCGGGCTCCTGCCACACCGGCGGGATGTTGAGGATCGCCAACCGCCGAACGCGCGCGGGCGCCTTCAGCGCGACCAGCTGCGCGGTCCAGCCACCCCAGTCATGGCCCACCAAGTCAAAGGATTCCACTCCCAGCGCGGTCGCCGCGGCGAGCACGTCGGAGGCGAACTGCTCCTTTTCGTAGCCCTTCGGGGTGACCTCGCTCCAGCCGGCGCCGCGCAGGTCCATGGCATGCACCCGGTAACCGGCATCCGCCAGTGCGGGGATGACCTTGTGCCACATCCACCAGTTCTCCGGCCAGCCGTGGAGCAGCACGACTGGGCGCCCACCCTCCGGTCCGGCGACGGCAACATGAATCTTCACGTCACCGGCCTGCACATATTCATGGGTCACGCCATCGAGAGTGGGCATGCTGCGCTGAGTCATGCGACGCATCTTACCGCGCGGTAAGTTCGGCGGCCGAGCGCCAGGCGCGCGTGCCGGCAAAACGCGAAAACCCGCCCTGACCGAAGTCAGAGCGGGTCTCGAACGTGGAGCTAAGGGGACTCGAACCCCTGACCCCCACACTGCCAGTGTGAAACGGGTTGTGCTGGCCCGTATTCGGACGTCCAACCTGCGCCCAAACGTCCACGTCAGAGAGTCCGATCCGTGTCGATCTGTCTACGGCGTGTTTGCCCGTGACTCAGAGTCCTAGGACACCGTTAGGACACGTCGAACAGCTGTGCGGCGTGCCGGTCAGAACATCATGCGGCCGACGCTCAAGCTGCCCGGCTCGGCACCGGCCCGAATGGCGGCGGTGTACCGGTGCGCATCCTCGGCGCTCGGGATACCGAGAGCGGCGAGCACATCCTGATGTTCGACCCGGTGCCGTTTCTTCAGTTCGAACGCAAGGTCGGCGATGGGCCGCCACAACCGATCAACCAACGGCAGCAACCGTTGAACCACCGCCGCCGGGTTCTCACCTGCTCGGTGACTGAGGTGCATCACGTCGTCGTGGTCGTGGGTGTGCGCTGAGAGCGCTTTGAGCACTTCGCTCAATGTCGGCTGGCCATAATCCCAGATGCTTTCGCCTGCCGCGCCCGCTGCCGCTACCAGGGCGTCGTGTTCGGTGATAGCTCGGCCATCGGCGCGATATGTGGTGATTCCGGCTGCGTGTTGCTTCAGCGGCTTGCCGCCCCACGATGTCGCGGGCGTGGTCAGAATTTCAGCGAAATTGACGGTCCGACCATGCACCGCCGCCAGGATGCCGTGGGCCGACTCATGCACGGCGGTGCGCAGCACCGGGTCTCTGAACAGGCCGGGAGTCACGTTGTTGCCCTTCGATAGTTGGTCGGGTAGGTCGGCGGCGAGCTGGTCAGGGGCGATTTCGCCATTCTTTGCAGCCCGCCGCCGCCCTTCATGCAGCGACCGGGGGACGCGCCGGTCGGGGTGTGGCTTGGGCTATCACCGCGCGCCGATCTGCGCGAGACGACAGGCAGCCCGTTCGGCGTCCCGACGTTCCTGCTGGGCGGCGTTGAACTGGGTCACGCTCGGAAGCGATTGGCGCGCACGGATTTTCGGGATGCGTACCGCGAGGGTCAACGCGGCCCGGTCGACCTCACGTAGTGACCGTTCGACGCGCTCGGACGCCGACGGTTCGCCCCGCAGCCCCGGCGCGTCAGGCGGCAGCGCGTGACCGAGCATCCGGCCCAGATCGGCCCGCAGCTGGTCGGCGTAATCGGTCAACGCCGCCGACCACGAACCCGACGTGAGCATGTCGTCCGTGATGGCGGGCTGACGCGGCCGTGCGGCCAGATCAGCGGCAAGTTGTCGGGTCTGGCCGTCGGCGGCGCGAGACTCGGCGACCAGACCGGCCGCCACGTGGACAACCTCGGCGACCGCGTCGGCCAGGTGGTCGACCTCGCGGCGCGCGGCCTGCGGTCGCTTGAGCTGGGAGGTTTCATAGGCCAGCGGCGACACGATGGCGGCGACCTCGGCCGCCAGATCGAACTTTCCGTCATACGTCACAGGCAGCCGTTTCCGTCGCCGGTCGCGCTGGTCGTCCTGATCTGCGGCAGCGTGTCCAGTCTGCGGAGTTCTGCGCAGGCTCACCGTGCCACCGCCTCGGCAAGGTCGGCACGCAGGCGGTCGACACCGGCAGGGCTTATCTGCCCCGCCTCGCGCTCGACACTGCGGCGAACACGCCAGTAGGCCAGCCCCTGACGCGCTGCGAGCACACGGGGGTCATGGTCGGGTGCATTGCGCGATTTGAGACTGGCCAATGTCGCCGACCAGCTCGATGCTGACCGGCTGGCCGGATCGCTCGTGAGGGTTGCCATGAGGCCAGCATTGCACGCGACGGTGCACGGCAGCGACGACCGCGACGGCTCGGCGTCTCGACAATGCAGCGCTCGTGCACCATTGTGGCCCAACCGATTACGGGTCTAGTTCGGGAAACACGACGTCACCGAGGTAGCCCGCGCGGCGGGCCAGCTCGGGCCGGGGGTCGCGGTCGGCGGGGTCGGTGAGCCGCTGCCGGAACCCGGCC includes these proteins:
- a CDS encoding DUF4333 domain-containing protein; its protein translation is MTRSTGFLGTTLIIGVLALQLSACGSTIKPDGAAQSVTDMVTSKTGFHPTDVKCPSGVDAKVGGEFDCTFTGPEGPYKAHMKITSVDGEKVGFDIKTSRA
- a CDS encoding patatin-like phospholipase family protein, which gives rise to MANSELVPFGELSNELAEIEVAEPPGLPGSNPTLALQHMEAALVRADLECPDALSPEQFRRLRYLLSFARLTVFEPGAAGPGGTRGRGDATVGDEVLGFRQRVIDALYNPLRGRTTAPERLAAAKQVLANFSEDVEYERSALLQRHGNDFTAAELDAELGYKTYVAVLGGGGGAGYVYLGGMQRMLAAGLPPAYMLTNSFGAIVGSVMARVLPVPIEDYVAWAKTVTYRGVLGPARTRRRHGLNGLFSLQFDQFAKEMFTREDGEPMRLTDLAIPYETVVAGVRKQSFDRLPGRFHPSHFTLMGVRALEHLKLGYAPGAVNRLWQIGAFIDSRVVKPIVLGGDDLTADFNVVDAASFSSAIPGILHHESSDPRMWDLLDKLLIEKDVAALVDGGAASNVPVELAWKRIQDGRLGTRNACFIGWDCFHPQWNPRHLWLQPITQALQLQMVRNAPFADRVIRFSPTLSPVTLAASPEAIDRAIEWGNASVESSVPFVQRLTEPVWWEGNRPPQVDRTRPRISAPLQSMTTILDDARRAAEYVPRVTRIRRRVAAVGDRLRGAQAGST
- a CDS encoding alpha/beta fold hydrolase, with product MTQRSMPTLDGVTHEYVQAGDVKIHVAVAGPEGGRPVVLLHGWPENWWMWHKVIPALADAGYRVHAMDLRGAGWSEVTPKGYEKEQFASDVLAAATALGVESFDLVGHDWGGWTAQLVALKAPARVRRLAILNIPPVWQEPGRVARHAHKLAYQLVVGAPVAGPLSHLSPTLWWFIRRSGMPKESVDFFRSCFRDRDRRVAGSKIYRAMVGKEFAKLARGPYDDQKLAMPVRVLFGLDDVAVHPSLLEGFTGHADDLNITEVPDCGHFIVDEQPDLVVKWLSEVLAEPRSA